The Ziziphus jujuba cultivar Dongzao chromosome 1, ASM3175591v1 genome segment AAATTGACCTCCATTACCAATTGTTCTTTTAGCAACAACATTACTATACTGGTTATCTTTGTTGTAGAAACACACTGGTGCCACATGTCCAACTTTACCACACAGCTGACATTGAGGCCTACCTTTATTACCAAAACCTCTACCTTTGCCACAAAACATAAAATGTCTATTATCCTGCCTAAAAGAAATGCCAGCATATTCCTATCCTTGAGAACTACTTAAGGGTCGAGAATTAGCAGTATAACTTCTATTATAATTTTGTCTTGATGAGTCAGTATAAGGACCATAATTTCTATTATAACCTCTACTACTATTGTCAAAAGGCCCTTGGTCTAACTTTCCACTAACACCAGACACATTACCATAATCATCATTAGAGGCAGTCATTGAATTAGGTCCTATAATTTCCATACCAGATATTCTAGATCCATTTAACTGAGAGCCACAATGAGTCACAATAGAACTAGTACCAGATTTTGTAGTAATAAAATTAGTAGAGGAAACATTACTCAAATCAAATGTCACAGAGGTATGTAACTGTAAAAGCTTCGTTTCATAAGCAATCAAGTGATTCTACACTTCTTCAACAATATATTGTTCTGGTTTTATGCCTAAAATGTTAGCAATTGGATCATAATCAGACTCTAAGCCTCCAAGAATATAGGTAATCAAATCAgtttcaaaatcatcatctcctGCTGCTACAAGATTATTGACTAAGTTTTTCATTTTGAGAATGAAAGCATCCATACTGAGATTTCCTTTCCTAGTGTTTTGCACAAGTTTTCGATAATGAAGTACCTGATTGTGTGACTTTGCAGCATATCTATTCTCAATAGCATTCCACAGACTAAATGTAGAATCTTTACCAACAAAATGACCAGAGATTTCAGATGAGATTGTACCTTTCAACCAGCCAAGTAAAAATTGATCTTGAATATACCGGTTCTCCTTCTGTTGACAGAAATATGCTGCTCTTGACTCATCCAAATCACCATTAATGACTGACCTTAAGCTATGCGGCTCATTATGGCTTGCTTCTTCAAAATTCGAAAACTCAATGAACTTGATGAATTTGTAACCCTTGAGGATTGGCAAGATCTGAGATCGCCAAACAAAAAAGTTGATATCATCAAGCTTCAACAGATTGGTTGGAAATGGCGATACCATAAGGATTTGACTTGTTCCAACCATTAcacttggctctgataccatgacaGAACTGCTTGATAATCGAGGAAATGCAAGAAAATGATTAGAAAATGtagagaaaacagagagaagaagaaggaagaaaaataaaaaaatgattttctgTATTAAATGTTTCTGCTTACACCAGAAGCTAGTACATGACATATATTTATAGCACTCAACCACCACACATGCCTATTCTGAAAAATTACAGTTATAGCAAGACTATTCACGTgactgtgaagtccagccgcaccaaccaacctcaccaaccacagccgcaccaacctcaccaaccacagccaccattgttgacagccaccattgttgacatgctgcaccgatcaacaattgtgggctaagatgttgaaaattgtggccttgtaagcctataaataggctccttaccgttccatgaaaatcaagccaagagagcaatctcaatcctcccaagtgaggagaattgagagaaaactccaagagagagagttgtttaagttccagagagaacttgagagaagagtgagcaattccagagagaattggagagtgcagagagaggttccacgagagaatcctccatgagagaagtttttatttttgtattctatttttaagagattaatagaattcttttattttcttctcatatttcttctctaaagtggtcagagaaccacaacaagtggtatcagagctccaggtcgagagcttgggtccaaaatttgaagaaacaaagctactgttcttcaagttggtgtttcggaaagttgctcaaataattaatttgacaatcccaggtgaaagtacccgacgagaggagaacaacgaagttcgccggagagaaaacggacgtcccacgcgcccgcacgcgccgactgaaatttttctgcaactgttcacgcgcccacgcgccgcacgcgccgtctggaggttgaagacgaccacgtcagcagccacgtcagcagccacgtcagcgaacccctgccacgtcatctgccatgccagcgacacgtcgtcagccacgtcatctgccacgtggtgccacgtcagcaccatctgccacgtcagcaatattttctgaaattacggaacggcccctgaagtttcggaaattacggaacagcccctgagttattggaaattacagattgacccctgtagttttctgaaattacggtgcagcccctgaactattggaaattacagattgacccctatagtttctatatttgcaggttgacccagaaattttgtgaaattacatttttgccccaaaatttctggtaattatattttgaccccggaagagtcaagtccaccattttcggccgttccggacgcaacggttaactccgttttgccaaattcagctccatttttggtcaagccataatgtcaatggaagaatcatcttcgggagctatggttaagctcactgccacaaattatacactttggagacctcggatggaagatctcctcaattgtaaggatctgtttgatcctatagaagctaaaggcgaaaaccccgatcccagcaaagtagcagaatggaagaaattaaacaagaaaacgatcggtcagatcaggcaatggatcgaccacagtgtcttccatcatgtagcaaaggaaacggatgcatatgccctctggacaaaattggaggacatgtaccaggccaagactgctcggaacaaagccctgttgcttaagcgattggtacatctcacattacagagtggaacttctgtagccgagcataccagtgagttccagagcttggtaaatcaactatctgctgtggattaccaactaggggatgaggatcaggccctcctacttctaagctctcttccagacagttgggagacattggtagtctctctcagcaattcggccccgaatggcaaacttactatggctatggttaaggatgccctatttaatgaagaggccaggagaaaggacattggcatggatcagtcacatgccctcgtcacagagagaggaagacagcaaagaggtggtcgagatagggggagaggcaggagcaagagcagaggcagatctacagacggcagaaaatcatcgtataagtgctatcattgtggcctggagggtcacatgaagaagaactgcagaaagttgatgagagagcagagactccaaggtaatcagccgaagaaggatggagagacactagtcacttgtacaggagaagtggcgctctgctccaccgaagaagagacatgccttcatatatcaacccaagatgttgagtgggtagtcgatactgcagcatcctaccatgtcactccacacagagatttctttaaaacatacaaagcaggagactttggtacggtaaagatgggaaattccagtttcgcaaagattatgggaactggtgatattcagataaaaacgaatgttggttgtacaatcactttgaaggatgtccgtcatgttccagatcttcggcttaatctactttcgggagcagccttagacaagcaaggctatgacaactacttcagcaaaggcacatggaaaatgacgaaaggtgccatagttgtcgcccgaggacatatttgtggaacgttgtacaagactcatgtgaagatatgtgcagacagcctcaatattgcagaaggagaggcgtctcaaaatctgtggcaccagagactcggtcacatgagtgaaaaaggattgtccactttggcaagaaagaagcttatcactgtttgcaaggatgctgcgctagatccttgtaatcactgcttgtttggtaagcaacatagagtctccttcagttcctctacatcgagaagatcagagttgcttagtctggtgcactctgatgtttgtggtcccatggaggtggaatcattaggtggcaacaagtatttcctgaccttcattgatgatgcttctcggaaggtgtgggtatatttcttgaagacaaaggaccaggtattggattacttcaaactgtttcataccatggtagagcgtgaaacaggaaagaagctgaaatgtctccgttcagataatggaggcgagtatacttccaaagagttcgatgcctactgcagaagacacggcattcgacatgagaagacggtccctcgcaccccacaacataatggaatagcagaaagaatgaaccgaaccattatggaaaaggtcagaagtatgctcagtatggctaagctgccaaagccattctggggagaagctgttcgtgccgcctgttacttaatcaacagatcaccgtcagtaccgttgaattttgaaattccggagaaagtgtggtcgggtaagattccctcctactctcatttaagagtgtttggttgtatagcttatgtacatgtatccaaggagctcagacagaagctcgatgcaagatctactccatgcatctttataggatatggagatgaagaattcggatacaggttatgggacccgaaaaccaagaaggttattagaagcagggatgtagtattccatgaaaaccagaaaatggaagacattgcaaagcccagaatgtctcctaattgtagttctagtaccgagaatttttgtcctaatccagcaccagcacaaatagccacagaggataatgaggtgcatgaagatataccagaagtagaccaggaggaagaaggggataatgagcagggggagactcaatcctctcaagcagctgcagggccatcacagcggtcagatgatggtacacctcctgaaaccagtggtttacaagttcggagatctgagcgaggtcgaattccatcaaagagatttccagaatctgagtatattctgcttactgaagagggggagccagagagtttccaggaagctgtttctcatcaagagaaggaaaaatggctgcaagcaatgcaagatgagatggaatctttgcagaaaaatcatacttatgagttggttaagcttccaacaggaaagaaggcactaaagaataaatgggtgttcaagctcaagaaagatggcagcggaaaggtggtgaaacacaaagcccgaatggtggtcaaaggatttcttcagaagaaaggaattgactttgatgagattttttcaccagtggtaaaaatgacttcaattcgagtcatttttggtttagtagcaagtctaaacctagagcttgagcagatggatgtgaagactgcatttcttcacggtgatttacatgaagaaatctacatggagcagccagaaggatttgaggtttcagggaaagaaaacctcgtatgcaagctaaagaagagcttgtatggcctcaagcaagcaccaagacaatggtataagaagtttgactcgtttatggtgagtcaaggctataaaaggactgcagcagaccagtgtgtttatattcaaaaattttcaggtggaaacttcattgcacttttgctatatgtggacgacatgttgatcgttggacaagatgcaatgaagattagtaagctgaagaaagaattgtctaagtcttttgatatgaaagacttaggaccagctcaacaaattttgggaatgcaaataatccgagacaggaaaaatagaaggttatggctatctcaagagaagtatgttgaacgggtgataaagagattcaacatggataaagccaaaccagtcagcattccacttgcaaatcattttaagttgagtaagagaatgtgcccctcatccaaagaagagatagaggagatggcttcagtaccatattcttcagcggtaggaagtctgatgtatgcaatggtgtgtaccagaccagacattgctcatgcagtatgtgttgtgagcagatttctttcaaatcctggaaagaaacactgggaagcagtcaaatggattctcaggtatcttaaaggtacatcgaagctgtgcttgtgctacgggggaggtgatccaatcttagaaggctatacagatgcagatatggccggagaccctgataatagaaagtctacatcaggttatctctacacttttgcagggggagctgtgtcatggcagtcaagattgcagaagtgtgttgctttatccactactgaagcagagtacattgccgcagcggaagtgggtaaggaaatgttgtggttaaagcgttttctcacagaattgggcatcaagcaagaagactacaagatacattgtgataatcaaagtgccatggatttgagcaaaaactcaatgtatcattcccgtacaaagcacattgacatccgctatcattggatacgcgaagtaatagatcagcAGTTGctaaaactgatgaagatccacacaaaagagaatccagcagatatgctaacaaaagttgttgctcaagagaagctgaagctatgcagagacatagctggaatagatggcagatgaccatcagttttaaatgcgactggagggggagaattgtgaagtccagccgcaccaaccaacctcaccaaccacagccgcaccaacctcaccaaccacagccaccattgttgacagccaccattgttgacatgctgcaccgatcaacaattgtgggctaagatgttgaaaattgtggccttgtaagcctataaataggctccttaccgttccatgaaaatcaagccaagagagcaatctcaatcctcccaagtgaggagaattgagagaaaactccaagagagagagttgtttaagttccagagagaacttgagagaagagtgagcaattccagagagaattggagagtgcagagagaggttccacgagagaatcctccatgagagaagtttttatttttgtattctatttttaagagattaatagaattcttttattttcttctcatatttcttctctaaagtggtcagagaaccacaacagtgACTAAGCTAACAGCTGTAACTAACAAAACTAAatatgtgattttattttttttatttttttattttttttatttttttatttttttttacctttataAGCTGACGTGGAGGGTCTAACAACACTTTTAACATGGTAATTTTGACCTTATGAAAATTCTATTTCTCCTATTCTCTTGCAAGGAATCTAGAAAAGAACTGAGAGTAGAGAATGAATAAAAAAGGGGAGAGCGAATCTCCCAGCTTTAGGCCCCCAGTTGAAACTATTGTGTCGAAATTCCCATTGAGCATATGGTCAAATTCAATCGAACTAATACAGCTTAGGATGAACTATCAAAAATCATTTGAGACCCATACCTCAATCGCTTTGACCCATACCTCAATCGCTTTAAAAACAAAGCTTCATTTAACCTTGTCATATGCCTTTTTCATATGTCCAACATGAGACCACTTTTCCCTTTTtgccatttttaatttttttgttcttctcaAACACGTAATAATAgtactttttttgtttgtcaAATTCATAATAAGTACTTTAAACCATAACGTCGtccatttatattaaataaagtaCATTTATTATAACGATTAAAACAGCTGCTGTGGCtccttttttcaaatttcaacgGTGGGGTAGCAATACATGTTGTCCAGGCCTTTTGTGACTTAATAGATTTTATTGTCAttgcaatggaaaaaaaaaattattttctcattttgttATCGTTCTCTTATGTAATAGGGCTAGTCTGGCTTCCTTTATaaattagaatatattataatat includes the following:
- the LOC132803414 gene encoding uncharacterized protein LOC132803414: MVSEPSVMVGTSQILMVSPFPTNLLKLDDINFFVWRSQILPILKGYKFIKFIEFSNFEEASHNEPHSLRSVINGDLDESRAAYFCQQKENRYIQDQFLLGWLKVMQDIMSLVGTLQTCQTSILLGKLFNCKELLYNHMLNLVILLPLIMVFMLIIFRIQLWLLVSTQLDLVHVLW